The DNA region caaaatgtacactTACCCATAAAACTCTGCTTTCATCTAAAGATGGCTATACTATATAAAAGCTGATGTCACCTAATGGTACACAAGACAAAATTATTTTATGACAAAAAGTCATTTATGAACAAACCAAcatcattttataaaatatttacacatttattaataatttatgaaGATTtcctttcaaataaaatgttacctGGAAAGTTATGATGattgctgttatttttattaagtaTACTTTTAGATGACTAATGCTATGCATTTCTTGAACTTGGAGCACAGAATAAACTCATACTCCAGAGGCCGCTACTAAGTGGAATGTGATCTGGATGCAATCCCAGCCAAGTATTTCAGCAGACCAAACCAAGCATTCAAATACTACTGTTGCAGAACCAACCCATGTTTGGGGAGAAgggaacccccccccaaaaaaatatatatatacacattttctaAATATGAGCTAGTatggcttctgtagcagatcctctgttttGGTTtatcacatgcatttatataaattatttggCTGAAGACAACACTTCAAACAAGAAATTAGGTACAGAAAGAGATAGAGTGGTCTGCATTATTAAAGTGATGACAAGTGAAGCGTCaacaacaatgaaaacaaacaaaacaagtccCATCATTTCACTAAATTAGACCACAGAGGGAAATTATGGAAATGAATGAGGGAAATGATTTACATAAACGTACGTGAGAAGATAAACTGTAACAGAAGCTCTACTACTGCATTACACTCCACTGTTCTAATAAACCAGACCTTAGAGCTACACAGCACTCGGTTGATAACATGTCTACAGTGTGGATGTAGACAGATGCAAAGGATGCCGAGCAGAGATGaatgaacatgaaaataaagtaaTCGTTCGTCTGCGAATCCTTTTTCTGTACTTTAATGTTACATTCCAGCAAAAAGTGATCAAGGTCAACAAAATGACCTCGACCCTCTTGCAGCTGTTCCTGCCACAGCaggaaaaatgtattgattACATTGTTTTACTATGTAAGAGAAAATATGGAAATTCACAACAGTCAGACCGACAGCTTTCGATAATCCATACAATAAAACATGTTGTAAAAGGCATATATGTGTACAAGTTGTCTTCTCTTTCgagagaaaaacaaatggaGCTTTTACAATCACGAAACAGAAGAACCTTCGAAATAGAAGTAAAGAAAAGCAAATGAAGAAAGTAATCTATGACATAATATCAGATTCTATAAGAATCATATTAAAATTGATATACTATAATTAATCATATTAAAATGAGACTATTGTCAAAACAATGAATAAACATAGctacaaatacacaaaaacctgacaaacaTACCATTATCATAATGTTAATGTAAAAGTGAGATTTTGTTGTTTAAGAGCCTGTATATATGGCTTTAAACAGTAAGAAAACAGTTTCAAAACAGACAGTTTTTGACATCATGGCTTAAAAAGATTCAACTGTTTATAAGCAGCATACAGATCAGTCCTTCACGTTACACAATTCCCCCTTGGGATttttaatgccatttttatTCCATATGTGCCATTtatttcatctgtttttttcctttagtaACGTGTTGTAGAGTAATAACAGTAAATTCTGGAAGAAAATGTGATGTGTTAAAAGTGCAAATCTTTTAAACTGGTATGAAAAGTCAGGACGGGCGGCGCAATTATCGTTTCTTACAACTTCATAAAAGATTTGCCGAGAGATCAGGTCACTCTAACCTTCCCTTCTAACAGGCAGTTTGTTTGGGAGTCTTTTTATGTCTCTGCAGGATGCATGTGGGGAAGAGATTGCAGCACAAACCGAACATGAAAGCCAGTTCAAGGCTGTTCTCATTCCCAGATTAGACGCACACGTCTTGCACTCCTTCGTCCAGCTCCTCGATTTGCATCTTCCTTCCCAGTTTTTCCACCGTCACCTCTCCAACCTCGCTCGGCCTCGGGCCCGAGCCCTCTGTGGAATAAACGCCGGAATCGCAGCTGCTGTGTCGGCTGTGTGTTCTGTCCCTCTGCTGCGAAATCTCAGGTGGCAAGTGGACCTCCAAGATGACCTCGGTGACAGGGGTCAGAAGATCCAGCCTGTCGCAGCAGATCTCCAGCTCCGGCTCAGCACTCAACAAGCGTGGCGCTTCTGAGCTGCCAAAGTCGAGGTActgatgacaaaaataaatagacaaCAAATAAATCCACTGAAGCAGCAGTAAGCAATTGCTTGAGACActgaaaataagtaaataaataaataaataaataaataaataaaaagcacgcACACCAAATGTATCCGATTCACCATAAACGTCCACTCACTGTCTTACTATAGGTTTTAAACAGGAATACGAAGATTCCCACAGACTCCCATTACGTAACGATAAGCAGCCGGTTTCACCAGCTACAAGCAAGCTTTATCCTAGCTAAATTTGAACGCAAATGGCCACTACCTTCGAACTTGTGGACTTTGTCCAAGCCCATGATTTCAATGTAGTTTTAAGTTACAACACAAAACTTACACCTACCCTCTAGCAGGTGCAAAATTCGCCACAAATAGAACTACTCCGTGATTCTCTTCAAAGTGAACATGACCATGCGCAGACTAAAAAGCGAATTTACGTGTATACATCCATGCtgtgtttcagtatttaaaaaaagatttctccATGTGGATAGTCATGCTATATGATCACTGGACATGGACACTTCGCAGAACTATGGTTTCTGTAACGTgacaaataaacatgagggactATAACACAACAAatagagtttgttttttttgtttttttttttaaatatcagccAACACATCAAGCTAATTCCTCAGTTAGTGCAAAATGGCATCAAACTGACATATCgccaaatattttaaaaggttattattactgtaatattaGATTGCTGTTCAATGTATTGAAATGCAGATTAAGTTGCACTTAGGGGTTAGTTATTGCCATTAAGAATTGTTGCACTACACCCCTTAGAGAACAAGCGCATACGAATATAAACTACAAATACAACAGATGAATAAAGTGGGTCACCATTTAACTGCAAAtcctttttggttttgttcattTATCTACAGTTATGATAACCACTTCCCTGGACATCGACCGTGGAGGTTTGTGCTACATTTCCTGTTTATGACTCACTGTTACTGAGGTTTCAACTCCTCACAACGTATGGTTCAAAAGCAACTTTACACTATAACACACGATCCAACTCATTTTGATCATGCACTCAACAAGTGCAGGTCTTCAGACTGAGAGGTTTTGTACTGTTGTACACCTCCACATTTTTAACTTCATTGAATTctagacagaaaaacaaagatATAGACCCcccaagaaaaacaaacaaacaaacaaataaatacagtgttATGTTGGAACCACACCTTATTCTGAACAAGGACTGGTGTTACAGGAGGAACAAGCCTTTTTGGGGAAAATAGTAGAACACTGAAAGCACAGGCTATAAAAGCGGTTAGAGGCATAAAGCCGTGTTAAGGTAGAGTGACCATGGAATTTATGAGAGAATCTTTGTGTTATATTCAAAAAGGGAGataccaattttttttaacgaacGTAATTTGTTTTTCTATTAATACATTAAACATTTAAGCCTGTTTGTTAGCATGATAATCAATATCTGTGAAACATCACTCACTGAATGTCTTTAAAATAGATTCCTCGTCTTTATCTTGTGAGTTAAGCACAATGAATTTTTCTTAGTGAATAATTTTAAAGGAATTTTTGGactaaattgttttaaaatgacaatactttatgaaaatgaaacatcCTTGAACTCTACACCTTTGTGTTCATGGTTGGTTTGTATATTTGGTGTTTAGTGTACAAGAGCAGCTTTTCGAATTTGGTCTTAATGGTTATGGAAGGAAGTGCTTCCGTAAAGCCTCTGCCGATTACAGACTCAGCCTCTCAGTGATTAAATGAAGAGGAAATAAGTTTCAACTACATGCCATGCAGCTGCTTGATTACATTCTGGCAACTCTATACGCATAAAAATGTCTGCTTTGAAGGCAATGTGCTGGGTTATAATTAGTCAAGAGACAAGTCTGTACGACTGGGAGAAGGAGCCCGCAGTGTACACTAAAGGTGAGCATGGAAGTCGAGACAAAATGAGCCAAGATTTCTAGGCATCAGGATTtattggtgtgtttgtgttcctcCAAAAAGATTAACCTTTGATTTAGTCATTCAAGTTATATACACAAGTCAGTCTTTACCACAGAACTTACAATGCCACATTTAGATTAGCACTGATGTATACTCTGATGGATGTGATTATACCTTTAAAAAACAGCTAAGAAGGATTATCTGAAAGCATACATGGAGAACTTcctgtgttttaaaagaaaagaaatttaaaaaatgaaacttttgtACCTCCTGGATGTATGGAGGCAGCGGGACTAAGGGATAGAAGGTGTTCTTGACTATCTTCACCACTCTGAAGATACACATGTAAAGCACCAGCAACACCAGGAAACTCAGCCCCAACGACAACAGGAAGTACACAACAATCTGCCAGTATGGGGTCTGACCTGAAAAACAAATTTCACTTTTTGCAGGAAATCTAATAAAACAGAACATCCCCTAAAATACAAGCGATTTATGTTTATAAGGCTGATACCAACTGATTCAACcagactgtttttttgtttgtttgtttttttagaaagtTTCGCTGCATCATTTTGATTCTGTTACAACTGTTTTatgatttgttttgctttttaactGAAACAATTTCAATAAAACAGTGTCCCATGTCTTACTGGCACATGCAAATCACGTCTAAAGCAGACAGATCCGCTCGGCTAGTTTGACTATAAAAGCGTGAAGTACATTCACAACTATTTTGCACACAAATCTCCATAAGCAGTCTAAACATGGAAAGATTCCTGAAGCTTCTTTACTATTTAGTGCTTGTTCTCAGCACTTTGCTTGCAGTGTACACTAGAGCTGGATTTTAAACAGATCACCACCGGGGTATGTGTCTCATCTATTACCAACAATGTTAATGTTTGCAGTCATtgtgttttataccacagcttgACTCAGACAGCAGTGCCACTGTGTaagcaaaacacaggtttagtATTAGTGCACTTGctctttattgtttctatagtaaccaatCATTTTCATAGAAACTGTggtatggtgaagttttctgtgagatgAGTATTTATGAAGAgagactccagtgtcagcgctttgtaacaaagggctttgtggtttcttggtaacaagatgagctgaatttttttgtattatgaaCTTcaagagacagacaaaaaaaaaaaaagctgcaagtGATAGAAGAAACTAACTTGGATGTgccgcaacattaaatgtaactataaataaaagtattatgtcttgttctttaataaatttaaaatacattGGCAAATTTCTTCTGCGTGGAAACAGTAACTCTttgtctttgattattttcaaaaacaGCACAcctgtaacattttatttcaagtgTGTTTGTGGCTCTACCAGGTGTCCCACGATCTAATTCCCTTATTTCTTCCCTCACTGGTTGGAACAGGTGCCTTGTGGTTTGCAGGTGGTTTCAGAATCATGTGCCAGAAATATTATCGCTCACCCTGATTAAAGATCTtcctcattttcatttaatttcaggATTTAGTTTCATTCAATAGTACGCAAGGTGCTCTACATTTTCAAAGAGGCAGAATgcataaatttttaaaaaaataaatcaaaaccaTAAGGTTAGAAAGCACCACGCTTAATATAACAATGTTTATAAACGTAGAGCTAAATgacattgtttaaaaacaaacaaacaaacaaacaaacaaaaacacaacagatctTGTTCCGAAACGTACCACTGAACATCTTTAATAAAAGGGTCAATATGTATTGCCGTTTCATagagattttatataaaaaatgaaaatacctGACCATAAATAAGCAAAATACCCATCATGCTCATCATAGAGACTTCCTCATTACATTCTCTACTATACAATTATTTACCAAAgcattttagacattttgtcttatttgttgtTTTCATCTTTTTGTTTATCTGGTGTTAGCTTTATACAGGCACATACCCTATGGGATTGTTTAGTTCCCAGAGAACCCCAGCCCCTGGGGGTTGCACCAAGTGCCGGTCCCAAGCCCGGATAAAATGGGAGGGTTGCGTCAGGAAGGGCAGGGTCCAGCGTAAAAACTGTGCCAAATTAAATTTGCGGACCAATCATCCGCTGTGGTGACGCCGAAATGGAGCAGCCGAAAGAACAACATACTGTGGGATTATTTAcgataaaatgtatttgtatgcaaGATGCCTGGACAAAAATGAGTCACTTCTATAAACAGCAGTGTCTTATTGTGTAACAGGTAGCACGACCTGAAAAAGCCAGGGTGTCATGTTGAGGCAGAACACAGTACCGACACGCCCAGATGCCAGGATGATGACTGTAAGGTGTGGAGTGTTAACCCTGTGTGTGACCTGTTCACATATGTGGAACTCGGTGAATTAGGTGAAATTCCAAGACAGGCCAAAAACTCTAGGTGAATCTCGATATAGTCACTTAAGACACTAGTGGAATCCTTTAGCCCAGTTCACACTGCACAGACAAACGTTGCCCAAATGCCAACAGATACGTTTGTCGGAtcagtgtgttaaccctgtTGGCGTTTGTTTTCACCGACTGAACATGTTCAATCAGCGTCTGTCAGGTCGTTTAATGCCTGAGCAGTGTGGtattattttccaacaaactcTGGCACAAACCATTACCATGACAATGACACAAGCGACCCTGCAAACTCCATAGAAATTAAAGCCTGTGTTCTAGGTGCACGTACTTCTAActagactgtttccatgcatttttttcttgcagGTGAGAGCTAGTTGCTTaaaaatttgacaaaaaaaaaaaattggatttcTCATAAAACCTGCttcgggtgttatcactgtttgcaggactaaaAGACCGATAAAATCTAAAACTTTTTGGGCTATCTAACATGAGACtgggctagtttggtgtcgatAACCAAGGTGAAGCACAACTAAGccatcactgtatgggtttcgCTGCTACAGCGTCATGCAAAGTGTGTAAGCTGTCCTTATGCCCTGCTCATATCATGTAACCTGAAACtcatacatttacacaccttgtttacCTACTtggcatgagaggatgttagcgTTTCAGGTTCAACCCcttatatccatttttcctcagaCTGAATTCGTAGGCTAGCGTTTGGCGGAATTGAGAGCCGTCaaccaataagacacgagtgtttagatatattttcctgtaaacgctgtctgattggtctcggcCCCATTCACTAAAGATACAACATTACAACatcgccgtcttcttttactgacgtttaGGTACGTAGTGAAAAACTGcttcaagtggagaattattcggggctaaagaaaaaaagtctccGGGGCTACAGCCCTGAATGCCCAGGCCTGGTTACACCCCTGGACAAACGGAGCAAAATTTTGAAAGCTCCACACTTTCACCTCTGTCTGCAGTTCTCTGTATAAATCCAAGTAATTTAATGAATTTCCAGGCTTGCATTCACCTcagctgaggtttttttttttttgcttgtttaacGATTTACAATATAAAACCAAACCCATCCACATGGGCAAACAAAGCAAAAGTATCAATTTAGCTCCGATTCAGACAAATGgactaataggtgtgaaatCGCCTTTAACAATATCCAAAATTTATGAAAAAGCATTAACTggattttgtgaatttaattttcatACTTTGCCAGACTACAAAACAGcaaccattaaaataaaaacaaaaaaacctgcgACCATGAaaccatttctgtttctttactTACCGTCCGTCTGTGTGCAGTAGGTGGGACTGAAGACACTGGCCTTCTTATAATAGTCATCCATAGACTGCACTCTCACACAGTACCATGTCCAGCTCTCCAGCTCAGGCAGAATCACCAGATTATTGGCGCTTGTTAGATTAGTAGGCTTttgtacagagagaaagagagagagagagagagagaaattgtatGTTTATGGAAGTGAGAGAAAAAGCCCATTAGTTATTTAGATGGAAACAGCAGAACTCTTCTTACAGAAAGCTGATGACTTCTTTCAGAATCTACTTTAccaaaagatttatttaattatcaAATGCTTGATCGTGATCATTAACATGATAATcctttaaatattattacatcGGCATCTTTCTTAAGAAATGTACCTCATTTTTAGCTAACAGTGGTTGTCCTGTACATCTCAGGACAACACAGG from Ictalurus furcatus strain D&B chromosome 6, Billie_1.0, whole genome shotgun sequence includes:
- the il10rb gene encoding interleukin-10 receptor subunit beta, which gives rise to MKLFGVLRVSAVLLCCLSVVCAVLPVPQNVIIQTCNMNYVLKWDWDPNQAPDDANNVTFTAQYLPMFKMSKPKRKQDWKSLCKSTPEHVCDFSSAQLHYLGMWLLRLRAQSGQNVSSWVQIEFCPDRDAVIGPPSAVNVTPVNGFLQVAISDPLTITNGSMKEWLPNMYYFIQYWKRSSSTQPTNLTSANNLVILPELESWTWYCVRVQSMDDYYKKASVFSPTYCTQTDGQTPYWQIVVYFLLSLGLSFLVLLVLYMCIFRVVKIVKNTFYPLVPLPPYIQEYLDFGSSEAPRLLSAEPELEICCDRLDLLTPVTEVILEVHLPPEISQQRDRTHSRHSSCDSGVYSTEGSGPRPSEVGEVTVEKLGRKMQIEELDEGVQDVCV